One Malaclemys terrapin pileata isolate rMalTer1 chromosome 7, rMalTer1.hap1, whole genome shotgun sequence genomic region harbors:
- the LOC128840020 gene encoding elastase-1-like isoform X2, translated as MLEEEPIGRCKEEGDVMRTTNKVWTRTNSKFIHVCGGTLIHKSWVLTAAHCFQKGKVEDAANWRILLGKHNLNRTESTERVYRVKQIYRHERFRYPHLNELDYDIALVRPVEDILTNHFIHYACLPKKDSTLRPGQFCWVTGWGDTRGGKENLALSEVLNQAKLPVIDYSTCRLKKFWGDRVRQSMLCAGFMDTGEPPAACQGDSGGPLVCQIRREKWEVHGVVSFGPIGCKVENKPSVFTRTSAYISWIEATRIRDFFL; from the exons ATGTTGGAAGAGGAACCAATAGGGAGATGCAAAGAGGAGGGAGATGTGATGAGAACAACAAACAAG gTTTGGACTAGAACAAATAGCAAATTTATTCATGTTTGTGGAGGGACTCTCATTCACAAAAGCTGGGTTCTCACTGCTGCCCACTGCTTCCAGAA agGAAAGGTAGAAGATGCAGCAAATTGGCGAATTCTCCTGGGCAAGCATAACCTTAATCGTACCGAATCCACAGAGCGAGTCTACCGTGTGAAGCAAATTTATCGGCATGAGCGTTTCCGCTACCCTCACCTAAACGAGCTGGATTATGACATTGCCTTGGTCAGGCCTGTAGAAGACATTTTAACAAACCATTTTATTCACTATGCCTGCCTGCCTAAGAAAGACAGCACTCTTCGTCCAGGACAATTCTGTTGGGTGACTGGATGGGGGGACACAAGAG GTGGGAAAGAAAACCTGGCTTTGTCTGAGGTTTTGAACCAGGCCAAGTTACCAGTCATAGATTACAGTACATGTCGCCTAAAGAAGTTCTGGGGAGACAGAGTTCGGCAGTCAATGCTCTGTGCTGGATTCATGGACACTGGGGAGCCTCCTGCTGCTTGTCAG GGAGATTCAGGTGGACCACTGGTTTGCCAGATTAGAAGAGAAAAGTGGGAAGTGCATGGTGTAGTTAGCTTTGGGCCTATTGGATGCAAAGTGGAGAACAAACCCAGTGTCTTTACGAGGACTTCTGCTTACATTTCCTGGATTGAAGCAACCAGAATCCGGGACTTCTTTTTGTAA
- the LOC128840020 gene encoding elastase-1-like isoform X1, with translation MMIDGLLMLLLVVSLAQASSLQNARHPTFLNIDWPTNCGVPYFQPNTVERIISGNEVRPHSWPWQVSLQVWTRTNSKFIHVCGGTLIHKSWVLTAAHCFQKGKVEDAANWRILLGKHNLNRTESTERVYRVKQIYRHERFRYPHLNELDYDIALVRPVEDILTNHFIHYACLPKKDSTLRPGQFCWVTGWGDTRGGKENLALSEVLNQAKLPVIDYSTCRLKKFWGDRVRQSMLCAGFMDTGEPPAACQGDSGGPLVCQIRREKWEVHGVVSFGPIGCKVENKPSVFTRTSAYISWIEATRIRDFFL, from the exons ATGATGATAGACGGATTGCTTATGCTGCTGTTAGTGGTTTCCTTAGCACAAGCATCTTCACTCCAGAATGCTCGTCATCCCACATTCCTGAACATCG ATTGGCCAACAAACTGTGGTGTTCCATATTTTCAACCAAACACAGTGGAGAGGATTATATCGGGCAACGAAGTAAGGCCACATTCTTGGCCTTGGCAAGTCTCATTACAG gTTTGGACTAGAACAAATAGCAAATTTATTCATGTTTGTGGAGGGACTCTCATTCACAAAAGCTGGGTTCTCACTGCTGCCCACTGCTTCCAGAA agGAAAGGTAGAAGATGCAGCAAATTGGCGAATTCTCCTGGGCAAGCATAACCTTAATCGTACCGAATCCACAGAGCGAGTCTACCGTGTGAAGCAAATTTATCGGCATGAGCGTTTCCGCTACCCTCACCTAAACGAGCTGGATTATGACATTGCCTTGGTCAGGCCTGTAGAAGACATTTTAACAAACCATTTTATTCACTATGCCTGCCTGCCTAAGAAAGACAGCACTCTTCGTCCAGGACAATTCTGTTGGGTGACTGGATGGGGGGACACAAGAG GTGGGAAAGAAAACCTGGCTTTGTCTGAGGTTTTGAACCAGGCCAAGTTACCAGTCATAGATTACAGTACATGTCGCCTAAAGAAGTTCTGGGGAGACAGAGTTCGGCAGTCAATGCTCTGTGCTGGATTCATGGACACTGGGGAGCCTCCTGCTGCTTGTCAG GGAGATTCAGGTGGACCACTGGTTTGCCAGATTAGAAGAGAAAAGTGGGAAGTGCATGGTGTAGTTAGCTTTGGGCCTATTGGATGCAAAGTGGAGAACAAACCCAGTGTCTTTACGAGGACTTCTGCTTACATTTCCTGGATTGAAGCAACCAGAATCCGGGACTTCTTTTTGTAA
- the GPRIN2 gene encoding G protein-regulated inducer of neurite outgrowth 2, whose translation MAANSHQVQTHSHQETLNSVCHRPLNLNSHPLSKSSSSLACTGQVSSDERQSNKQDLKKSLSSTVCQTQVSKNDVGSTPSSEWSSTQSGMVESSSAVRTTSDQSPGDNVQNRATTTNCFLTVDQTPVSLEGKDTKMHVKSSTVENISSVCDTHQQSMNRMEGLEASVQRSHSDLTCSCKQQSSVAHMETSATHSIISSSSSNYDTPMHNMSFQRPRYGSGTYENTPNYQNWVTQIPTSHRDQKVPTNSFDSGGITHNTTIYTDPGTFHTAVLGPHMPGSGFPNRTMCSQSIGLSQGGMSYNNVSSSIYSPTVMTIHNSTALPCSARQDSAMKIDGTVSAYCHSLPIPSLQLVPRLVCSVSDSGREQVTPGYCQSLPTSDMMTFPKLVSSVSESGLDAKRILKCCSVPGEHLSHAQHCVQQSRAQQEMKASYIVLHDQQCADMIMKTKDTWTMTSMNDLTKELRSPLECKDAEVQTISTMECKSVATSPSVVAEGHSHVFPEVNLEHDQEAPKSPVREVRWDDEGMTWEVYGAAVDPEVLGLAIQKHLEIQIEQFQTEPIELSRKSTEESPPAKEAKKRPFRTMMHSLRHPSCCARSNTVVE comes from the coding sequence ATGGCAGCCAACAGCCACCAGGTCCAAACCCATTCCCATCAGGAAACACTAAATTCTGTTTGCCACCGTCCCCTGAATCTAAACAGCCACCCTCTGTCTAAGAGCTCCTCAAGTCTGGCATGCACTGGGCAAGTGAGTTCTGATGAAAGACAGAGCAACAAGCAAGATCTCAAGAAGAGCCTCAGTAGTACTGTCTGCCAAACACAGGTGAGCAAGAACGATGTTGGAAGTACCCCTAGTTCTGAATGGTCTTCCACACAGTCTGGAATGGTGGAAAGTTCGTCGGCTGTCAGAACAACGAGTGATCAGTCACCAGGTGATAATGTGCAGAACAGAGCTACGACTACAAACTGCTTCCTGACTGTTGACCAGACTCCAGTATCCCTGGAAGGAAAGGACACTAAGATGCATGTCAAGAGTAGCACTGTTGAGAACATTTCTTCAGTCTGTGATACACACCAGCAAAGTATGAATAGAATGGAAGGACTGGAAGCTTCAGTCCAAAGAAGCCATTCTGACCTAACATGCAGTTGCAAGCAGCAGAGTTCTGTCGCCCACATGGAAACCAGTGCCACACACTCTATTATAAGTTCTTCTAGCAGTAATTATGATACACCAATGCATAACATGTCTTTCCAAAGACCGAGATATGGCTCTGGAACATATGAAAATACTCCTAACTAtcaaaactgggtgactcagATTCCCACTTCACATAGAGACCAAAAAGTGCCCACAAACAGCTTTGACAGTGGCGGTATAACACATAACACAACCATTTATACAGATCCTGGAACATTTCACACTGCTGTTCTAGGACCACACATGCCAGGAAGTGGTTTCCCAAACAGGACAATGTGCAGTCAATCAATTGGGCTTAGTCAAGGTGGCATGTCTTACAATAATGTATCAAGCAGTATATACTCTCCCACAGTGATGACAATTCacaacagcactgccctaccctGCAGTGCAAGGCAGGATTCTGCTATGAAGATAGATGGCACTGTTTCTGCCTATTGCCATTCTTTGCCAATACCATCTCTTCAACTTGTTCCAAGGTTGGTATGCTCAGTTAGTGACTCGGGAAGAGAACAGGTAACTCCTGGATATTGTCAGTCCTTGCCTACTTCAGATATGATGACCTTTCCTAAACTGGTGTCATCTGTTAGTGAATCAGGTCTGGATGCAAAGCGAATCCTGAAATGCTGTAGTGTTCCTGGGGAGCATCTGTCACATGCTCAGCACTGCGTTCAACAGAGCAGAGCTCAACAGGAAATGAAGGCTTCTTACATTGTGTTGCATGACCAGCAGTGTGCAGACATGATAATGAAGACTAAAGACACATGGACTATGACCTCTATGAATGACTTAACCAAAGAACTGAGATCTCCTCTTGAGTGCAAAGATGCAGAGGTACAAACCATTTCAACAATGGAATGCAAGTCTGTGGCCACAAGCCCATCTGTTGTAGCTGAAGGTCACTCTCATGTGTTCCCAGAGGTTAATTTAGAACATGACCAAGAGGCCCCAAAGTCTCCGGTACGTGAAGTGAGATGGGATGATGAAGGGATGACATGGGAAGTATATGGGGCAGCCGTGGACCCAGAAGTTCTTGGATTAGCCATTCAAAAACATCTTGAAATTCAAATAGAACAATTCCAGACAGAGCCTATAGAGCTCTCTAGGAAAAGTACTGAGGAGTCACCTCCAGCTAAAGAGGCAAAGAAAAGGCCATTTAGAACAATGATGCACTCTCTGAGACACCCAAGCTGCTGTGCCCGTTCCAATACTGTTGTGGAGTGA